In Harmonia axyridis chromosome X, icHarAxyr1.1, whole genome shotgun sequence, a single window of DNA contains:
- the LOC123686468 gene encoding HEAT repeat-containing protein 5B isoform X1 has protein sequence MELTSHSLILNEDDLAQIPQAKKPVFIFEWLRFLDKVLVAAQKSDIKGCQKKLVEQLVALVNDSPGPSTRKLIARNLATLFSVGDTFLLFDTVNKCNDILKNKDDSPSFLATKLAAICCVGTMYEKLGRMMGRSYEETVQILVRSLRSAESQTRIEIMLTLEKVCAGMGTAISNVHKEIYKASKHCLVDRVMAVRCAATRCLLEMLNHAPFLYTTELESMATLCFRAFDGSNYEVRCAVAKLLGTLVAMTQNQKPEKQLQPQTKTVKLVSLDESLGILMSGFLRGGAGFLKGTGEIIKGSSGVNREVRVGVTHAYVTFVQILGSVWLEQNMKPFLNHILYLVANPKAASSHVDAVYSRKCINFILRSVFGKMLGEKAQSSACKEIAQIVVKEMNSIDFNPENAKDFNQETLFSQHLLVCGLQEIGSLVLSLGTTAHDLITDQHLNLIDATISVLIHPCQAARLAAAWCLRCICIAVPSQITPLIDRCVTGIEEYRTSPEAISGYSGALAAVLGGVNLSPLGVPHNKGKIIFNTAEELLRSASQNSRLSLNRTHAGWLLIGAIMTLGVPVVRGLLPRMLLLWRNSFPRSNKELDSEKARGDAFTWQVTLEGRAGALTAMHSFLQHCPELVNDDITRRLLNPIESALAMLTNISNILKSYGQQLKAPSAMVRLRLYETLLLLPPQSFENSYTHLLRMLVGEFTLTENSANTTTSQLRQVCHANDSVILGTWLQETDHRTIEDQMEPNRRGDCEHLQPNSAAGSGALEHDPCCLYRHISQHENIPGPLPLGVAVIDMSVLLFGQIFPRVANKHRLQMVDHFTECIKHAKSIRQEAVQMNVFTALLSGLKGLSETKVNVGLDDVKKSITTLIMSALTSSNPILRCAAGEAIGRMAQVVSDHKFTAELAQTSFDRLKSARDVASRTGHSLALGCLHRYVGGMGSSQHLNTSVSILLALAQDQTSPVVQVWSLHALALIADSGGPMFRGYVEPALSLALKLLLNVPQSYIDVHQCIGKVLAALITTIGPELQGNTANISAARSSFLCACAIMQDHQDPLVQAEATGCLQQLHLFAPKHVNLSSLVPTLCRTLSSNHLLLRKAAISCLRQLAQREAREVCEHAMTLANESRDNNTVEGLLITETGLPGVFFSMLDTETDPGLIKDIHDTLLSMLQMLAADNLSQWLGLCKDVLTVATDNNDDQMNNLGNDNDNNEGEVEDDDDQVEFHADSDSSTHPAVQPRWPTRVFAAECVRKIIAACEASNKSAHFDLIQAKELQQTKGRSNFLVLHLSDLIRMAFIAATSDSDPLRLEGLKTLQEIIEKFAKVPEPEFPGHLLLEQFQAQVGAALRPAFAPDTSSHVTAAACQVCSTWIGSNVARDLYDLRRVHHLLVQSLGKLEMKTNTTQLYNESLATLEKLAILKAWAEVYIVAMKGNEDAMLDLTITNSNSTTSNDDEFGDYEHKGESLLTLVQPELIGLSQHWLAALRDHALLSLPAEFASQLPHDGGAFYTNDTMESSRPYYVASWPPILHAAALWLNSGSFRNNESQPVNNDNALNNNPVDNNTNIDKFHLLFGICMEALCSPRSVEPIESIITCLQALHTLLDSTLTKELIMVDRTLSIELCNVLHRLILTRDNHTCQLLCMEVLKQVIKAAQMNLETIKKMKAESSELDNEEMLNLDLLGEGGECGEILPGKSLVFGVLEVCLCLLVRQLPALSPSPNSTIVNSMRITQTLDESGKLIASALSCMENLHTLCSPQGAVAILPTILYLTTGVIRELATKNVNDASILANNPSVQAALHCLKVMTVDKYCCDPRSGDNWQKLLQSALAKVIDLAKTGDDQTKLDEVTMMLSIGVFVLHAPSEVVTAPNLQYPCINHFRQCLQSPNSTVRLKCVQTLKSLFAHSDKSISTAYIHSLAPRLVEFLYSETSRKIFSDEELLITLETIVCVESLISLAEPQNRIQMLTLLVPVLISYLLDGQALKSANKYALKLHETSLQWLMRIGPQYSQEFKTLMSQCNDLRIKLENAIRNNQQKSIKIKNEVNMNKPLVNNAPSIKLKTDFSNFS, from the exons ATGGAACTTACATCTCATAGTCTTATTTTGAATGAAGATGATTTGGCCCAAATACCACAGGCTAAGAAACCAGTATTTATATTTGAATGGTTACGCTTTCTTGATAAAGTTCTTGTCGCCGCACAAAAG AGTGACATAAAAGGTTGCCAAAAAAAACTAGTTGAACAATTAGTTGCTTTAGTTAATGATTCACCTGGACCTTCTACAAGAAAACTCATAGCTAGAAATCTGGCTACATTATTCTCTGTAGGtgatacatttttattatttgacaCCGTTAATAAATGTAATGACATACTGAAAAATAAAGATGACTCCCCCAGTTTTCTGGCCACTAAATT AGCTGCTATATGTTGTGTTGGAACTATGTATGAAAAATTAGGAAGAATGATGGGCAGATCTTATGAAGAAACTGTTCAAATTCTTGTAAGATCGCTAAGAAGTGCAGAATCTCAGACAAGAATTGAAATCATGCTAACGTTAGAGAAA GTTTGTGCTGGAATGGGCACTGCTATATCTAATGTTCATAAAGAGATATACAAAGCATCGAAACATTGTCTTGTGGACAGGGTAATGGCAGTTCGATGTGCAGCAACAAgatgtcttttggaaatgttgaaTCATGCCCCATTTTTATATACCACTGAATTGGAAAGTATGGCAACACTTTGTTTTAGAGCTTTTGATGGCTCTAATTATGAAGTCAGGTGTGCAGTTGCAAAACTATTAGGCACTTTGGTAGCTATGACGCAAAATCAAAAGCCTGAGAAACAAT TACAACCACAAACGAAAACAGTGAAATTAGTCTCTTTAGATGAATCCTTAGGAATATTAATGTCAGGTTTTCTAAGGGGTGGTGCAGGCTTTCTGAAGGGGACAGGAGAAATTATCAAGGGTAGTTCTGGAGTAAATCGTGAAGTTAGAGTTGGAGTAACTCAT GCTTATGTCACGTTTGTTCAGATTTTGGGAAGTGTTTGGTTAGAACAAAATATGAAACCATTTTTGAATCACATTCTCTATCTAGTTGCAAATCCTAAAGCTGCATCTTCTCATGTTGATGCAGTATATTCCAGAAAGTGTATTAACTTCATTTTACGCAGTGTGTTTGGGAAGATGTTAGGAGAAAAGGCTCAATCATCTGCTTGTAAGGAAATAGCTCAAATAGTTGTGAAAGAAATGAATTCCATCGATTTCAATCCAGAAAATGCTAAAGATTTCAACCAAGAAACTTTATTCAGTCAGCATTTGTTGGTATGCGGTCTTCAAGAAATTGGTAGCCTTGTTCTGAGTCTTGGTACTACTGCCCATGATTTAATAACTGATCAACATCTTA ATTTAATAGATGCTACAATCAGTGTATTGATTCATCCATGCCAAGCTGCTAGATTGGCAGCTGCTTGGTGTTTGAGATGTATTTGCATAGCAGTTCCAAGTCAAATCACTCCTCTCATAGATAGATGTGTAACAGGCATTGAAGAATACCGAACTAGTCCTGAAGCAATTTCTGGTTACAGTGGGGCATTAGCAGCAGTGTTGGGTGGAGTTAATTTATCTCCGTTGGGTGTACCTCACAATAagggaaaaattattttcaatacagcTGAGGAATTACTCAGGAGTGCTAGTCAAAATAGCAGATTGTCATTGAATAGAACTCATGCTGGGTGGTTACTTATCGGTGCTATAATGACTTTAG GTGTCCCTGTTGTTCGTGGTTTGCTCCCAAGAATGCTCCTACTTTGGAGAAATTCTTTCCCTAGATCCAACAAGGAACTTGATTCTGAAAAAGCTAGAGGAGATGCATTTACCTGGCAAGTCACATTGGAAGGACGCGCAGGAGCACTTACAGCAATGCATAGTTTTCTTCAACACTGTCCTGAGTTAGTAAACGATGATATCACAAGAAGACTACTTAATCCTATTGAATCGGCTTTAGCTATGTTAACAAA CATATCCAACATACTGAAGTCTTATGGACAACAGTTGAAAGCTCCATCTGCTATGGTGAGACTACGGCTTTATGAAACTCTTCTCCTACTTCCACCTCAGTCATTTGAAA ATTCTTATACACATTTGTTGAGAATGTTAGTTGGAGAGTTCACTCTCACTGAAAATTCTGCCAATACTACCACATCACAACTGAGACAAGTTTGCCATGCTAATGATTCAGTTATTCTTGGTACATGGCTTCAAGAAACCGATCATAGGACAATTGAAGACCAG ATGGAACCAAATCGCAGAGgagattgtgaacat TTACAACCCAATAGTGCTGCTGGCTCAGGAGCATTAGAACATGATCCTTGTTGTCTATATCGACATATATCTCAG catgAAAATATTCCTGGTCCGTTACCATTAGGCGTAGCTGTCATAGATATGTCTGTGCTCTTATTTGGTCAAATATTTCCAAGAGTGGCCAATAAACATCGCTTACAAATGGTTGATCATTTCACTGAATGTATCAAACATGCAAAGAGCATAAGACAGGAAGCTGTTCAAATGAATGTATTCACTGCACTTTTGAGCGGACTGAAAGGTCTCTCCGAAACTAAAGTAAATGTTGGCTTGGACGACGTAAAGAAATCTATTACGACTCTTATCATGAGCGCACTGACTTCATCTAATCCCATTCTAAGATGTGCTGCTGGAGAAGCCATAGGACGTATGGCTCAAGTCGTTTCTGATCACAAATTCACTGCTGAACTCGCGCAAACAAGTTTTGATAGGTTGAAATCAGCGAGGGATGTTGCAAGCAGAACAGGTCATTCCCTGGCCCTTGGCTGTCTTCATAGATATGTTGGTGGCATGGGTTCCAGTCAACATCTGAACACAAGTGTGTCAATCCTGCTTGCTTTAGCCCAGGATCAAACATCTCCTGTTGTTCAAGTTTGGTCATTACATGCACTGGCCCTGATAGCAGATTCTGGAGGGCCTATGTTCAGGGGCTATGTTGAACCAGCACTTTCTTTGGCTCTGAAACTTTTACTGAATGTCCCACAGTCATATATAGATGTTCATCAGTGTATTGGAAAAGTTTTGGCTGCACTTATAACCACAATTGGTCCTGAGTTGCAAGGGAACACAGCTAATATTTCTGCAGCAAGATCTTCATTCCTTTGCGCCTGTGCTATTATGCAAGACCATCAGGATCCCTTAGTTCAAGCAGAAGCTACAGGCTGTTTACAACAACTGCACCTTTTTGCTCCGAAGCATGTCAATTTGTCTTCCCTGGTACCAACGCTTTGT AGAACATTATCGAGTAATCATCTTCTTTTGAGGAAAGCAGCTATATCTTGTCTGCGCCAACTTGCTCAACGTGAAGCCAGAGAAGTCTGTGAACATGCTATGACGTTGGCAAACGAGAGTCGCGATAACAATACAGTTGAAGGACTTCTCATTACAGAAACTGGTCTTCCAGGAGTGTTCTTCAGCATGTTGGACACTGAGACTGATCCTGGCTTAATAAAAGATATTCATGATACACTGTTGAGTATGCTACAGATGCTCGCTGCTGATAATTTATCCCAATGGCTTGGACTCTGTAAAGATGTCCTTACTGTTGCTACAG ATAACAATGACGATCAGATGAATAATCTAGGAAATGATAACGACAACAACGAGGGCGAAGTTGAAGATGACGACGATCAGGTGGAATTCCACGCCGACTCCGATTCGTCAACTCATCCCGCTGTGCAGCCCAGATGGCCGACTAGGGTTTTCGCCGCTGAATGCGTTCGAAAAATAATCGCCGCATGCGAAGCGAGCAACAAATCAGCCCATTTCGACCTGATCCAAGCTAAAGAACTACAGCAAACCAAAGGAAGGAGCAATTTCCTGGTGCTCCATTTGTCGGACTTGATTCGAATGGCTTTCATAGCGGCTACCAGCGATTCTGATCCCCTGCGTTTAGAGGGATTGAAAACCTTACAGGAAATAATCGAAAAGTTCGCCAAAGTTCCGGAGCCCGAATTTCCTGGCCACCTACTGTTGGAACAGTTCCAAGCCCAAGTGGGGGCCGCACTAAGGCCAGCTTTCGCACCGGATACTTCCTCTCACGTGACCGCAGCTGCTTGTCAAGTCTGTTCAACGTGGATCGGCTCCAATGTAGCCCGCGATCTATATGATTTAAGAAGAGTGCATCATTTGTTGGTTCAGTCTTTGGGTAAACtagaaatgaaaacaaacaCAACTCAACTTTACAATGAAAGCTTGGCTACTCTGGAGAAGCTAGCCATTCTCAAGGCATGGGCAGAAGTTTACATTGTAGCTATGAAAGGGAATGAAGACGCTATGCTCGATCTTACTATAACAAACAGCAATTCCACAACATCTAACGATGACGAGTTTGGAGATTACGAGCATAAGGGGGAGAGTTTACTCACTCTAGTCCAACCGGAATTGATTGGATTATCGCAGCATTGGCTCGCTGCTTTGAGGGACCATGCCCTTCTCTCTTTACCTGCTGAATTTGCTAGTCAACTGCCACATGATGGTGGCGCATTTTATACCAATGACACAATGGAGTCTTCCAGACCTTACTATGTAGCCTCATGGCCACCAATACTTCATGCGGCAGCTTTATGGTTGAACTCTGGCAGTTTCAGAAATAATGAATCTCAACCAGTTAACAATGACAATGCTTTGAACAACAACCCTGTCGACAATAATACCAATATTGATAAATTCCATTTACTCTTTGGTATCTGCATGGAAGCTTTGTGCAGTCCAAGATCAGTCGAACCTATTGAAAGTATCATTACTTGCCTCCAAGCATTACACACACTTTTAGATTCCACTTTAACAAAGGAATTAATAATGGTGGATAGAACCCTGAGTATTGAATTATGTAATGTTTTGCATAGATTAATCTTAACAAGAGATAATCATACATGTCAATTATTATGTATGGAAGTTCTTAAACAAGTCATTAAAGCTGCACAAATGAATCTGGAAACAATCAAGAAAATGAAGGCTGAATCAAGCGAATTAGACAATGAAGAAATGTTGAATTTAGATCTGCTAGGAGAAGGTGGTGAATGTGGCGAGATACTACCAGGAAAGTCATTAGTTTTTGGCGTGTTAGAAGTTTGTTTGTGTCTTCTTGTGAGGCAACTCCCAGCTCTTAGTCCCTCTCCAAATTCTACTATTGTCAATTCAATGAGGATAACTCAAACATTGGATGAATCAGGGAAATTAATAGCATCTGCTTTGTCTTGCATGGAAAATTTACATACTTTGTGCTCACCTCAAGGTGCAGTGGCCATTCTTCCGACTATTTTATATCTGACTACTGGTGTTATCAGGGAATTAGCTACCAAAAATGTCAATGATGCCTCCATTTTGGCCAACAATCCTTCTGTTCAAGCAGCTCTTCATTGCCTAAAAGTCATGACTGTTGATAAGTACTGTTGTGATCCAAGAAGTGGTGACAACTGGCAAAAGTTGCTTCAAAGTGCTCTTGCTAAGGTTATAGACTTAGCCAAAACTGGAGACGATCAAACTAAATTAGATGAAGTTACAATGATGCTCTCAATAGGTGTATTTGTATTGCATGCCCCCTCTGAAGTTGTTACGGCGCCAAATCTTCAATACCCATGTATAAATCATTTCAGACAATGTTTGCAGAGTCCGAATTCTACT GTGAGACTGAAATGTGTGCAAACATTGAAGTCCTTGTTTGCTCATTCAGATAAATCTATTTCTACTGCCTACATTCACAGTTTAGCTCCAAGACTTGTAGAGTTCCTATATTCTGAGACATCAAGGAAAATATTCTCTGACGAAGAATTATTAATAACTCTGGAAACAATAGTTTGTGTCGAGTCCCTCATTTCTTTGGCTGAACCTCAGAACA GAATTCAGATGCTGACTCTTTTGGTACCAGTTTTGATAAGCTATCTACTGGATGGACAAGCTCTTAAAAGTGCAAATAAATACGCATTGAAGCTTCATGAAACAAGTCTTCAGTGGTTGATGCGAATTGGCCCCCAATATTCACAG GAATTCAAAACGCTCATGAGTCAATGTAATGATCTTCGTATCAAACTAGAAAATGCCATAAGAAACAATCAGCAGAAGTCTATTAAAATAAAGAATGAAGTCAACATGAATAAGCCTCTTGTGAACAATGCACCTTCCATAAAATTGAAGACGGATTTTAGtaatttctcttaa